One genomic window of Acidobacteriota bacterium includes the following:
- a CDS encoding glutathione S-transferase family protein, with protein MSLKLHHLNASRSQRIVWLLLELGVPHEIVHHKRNPTTRLAPPELLKIHPLGKSPLLEHDGIVVAETGAIAEYLLAKFDPDHKLHPKPDSPDFPRYLEWLHAAEGAAFLPSLVTMYVGLAGVSEGAFVNRMGEERDKAANLIEQHLSKHAYFAGDAFSAADCLMGFQIAGMGARGDLANRPATKAWLDKVSARPAYKAMLEVGI; from the coding sequence ATGTCCCTGAAACTTCACCACCTCAATGCCTCGCGTTCGCAGCGCATCGTCTGGCTGCTGCTGGAACTCGGCGTGCCGCACGAGATCGTCCACCATAAGCGCAATCCGACGACCCGGCTGGCGCCGCCCGAGCTGCTGAAGATCCACCCGCTCGGCAAGTCGCCACTGCTGGAGCATGACGGAATCGTTGTCGCGGAGACGGGCGCCATCGCGGAATACCTGCTGGCCAAGTTCGACCCCGACCACAAGCTGCATCCGAAACCGGATTCGCCTGATTTCCCGCGCTATCTCGAATGGCTGCACGCCGCTGAGGGTGCGGCGTTCCTACCCTCGCTGGTGACGATGTATGTCGGGCTCGCCGGTGTCAGCGAAGGGGCGTTCGTCAACCGCATGGGCGAAGAACGCGACAAGGCTGCGAACCTCATCGAACAGCATTTGTCGAAGCATGCCTACTTCGCGGGTGACGCCTTCAGCGCGGCCGACTGCCTGATGGGCTTCCAGATTGCAGGCATGGGCGCGCGCGGCGATCTCGCGAACCGGCCGGCGACCAAAGCCTGGCTCGACAAGGTCTCGGCCCGCCCTGCTTACAAGGCAATGCTCGAAGTCGGCATCTGA
- a CDS encoding SemiSWEET transporter: protein MADVFGFIGAFLTTLSFVPQAWLVLRTGKTEGISLAMYALFTIGVAAWLVYGIFENALPIIAANAITLSLASIILGLKMRAVLQARSRAQGAAADTSAPIAS from the coding sequence GTGGCGGACGTTTTCGGCTTCATCGGGGCTTTCCTGACAACTCTGTCCTTCGTGCCGCAGGCCTGGCTGGTGCTGCGCACCGGCAAAACGGAAGGCATTTCGCTGGCAATGTACGCGCTATTTACAATCGGTGTGGCCGCCTGGTTGGTCTATGGCATCTTCGAGAATGCACTGCCGATTATCGCGGCGAACGCGATCACGCTGTCGCTGGCGAGCATCATCCTCGGCCTGAAAATGCGCGCCGTGCTTCAGGCGCGCTCGAGAGCCCAAGGGGCTGCCGCCGACACATCCGCCCCCATCGCTTCGTAA
- a CDS encoding AI-2E family transporter produces MDRSAKVGTWIIATGVIIALLYFGRDILATFAMAVFLFLIIEGFAAAIDNATDRLDLRAARLFAVLIVSGGFIGFIALMANGVAEFGRDAGDYENKINALIYDIYRAFGLTDAPSLTQLVFNERGQVFFATIANSVRGLSGDIVLILIYVAFLFAAQGGWSNKLDNIFPDPERRAQVRAIGSEARLGIEKYLWVQTLISALITLLTYASLLALGVQNALFLSALIFVLNYIPTVGSIVAALVPPLFALVQPAVPGWVPGLVPEDSYIYAAIVFGIVSFWQFSIGNFVQPRMMGDSLNLSALVVLLALAIWGVLWGIPGMFLSAPLTVLMMILLAQSQETRWMAILLSADGNPQGTTHHSDAGTNASAGS; encoded by the coding sequence ATGGACCGTTCTGCCAAGGTAGGAACCTGGATCATTGCCACCGGCGTGATCATTGCCCTGCTGTACTTCGGACGCGACATTCTCGCCACCTTTGCGATGGCCGTTTTCCTGTTCCTGATCATCGAAGGTTTCGCAGCGGCGATCGACAATGCGACCGACCGTCTGGACCTGCGCGCGGCGCGCCTGTTCGCCGTCCTGATCGTCAGCGGCGGCTTCATCGGCTTCATTGCCCTCATGGCGAACGGCGTCGCGGAGTTCGGACGCGATGCGGGCGACTATGAGAACAAGATCAACGCGCTGATCTATGATATCTACCGTGCCTTCGGCCTGACTGATGCCCCGTCGCTGACGCAGCTCGTCTTCAACGAGCGCGGCCAGGTGTTTTTCGCCACCATCGCCAATTCGGTCCGCGGCCTCTCCGGCGATATCGTGCTGATCCTCATCTATGTAGCCTTCCTGTTCGCTGCCCAGGGCGGCTGGTCGAACAAGCTGGACAATATCTTCCCCGATCCCGAGCGGCGGGCGCAGGTGCGCGCCATCGGCAGTGAAGCGCGGCTGGGCATCGAGAAATACCTTTGGGTCCAGACCCTGATCTCAGCCCTGATCACGCTGCTGACCTACGCCTCCCTGCTCGCGCTGGGTGTGCAAAATGCACTGTTCCTGTCGGCTCTGATTTTCGTACTCAACTACATCCCGACGGTGGGGTCGATCGTCGCAGCCTTGGTGCCGCCGCTGTTCGCGCTGGTGCAGCCGGCCGTGCCCGGATGGGTGCCGGGGCTCGTGCCGGAGGACTCCTATATCTACGCGGCCATCGTGTTCGGGATTGTCAGTTTCTGGCAGTTCTCGATCGGCAACTTCGTGCAGCCCCGAATGATGGGCGATTCGCTGAACCTGTCGGCGCTTGTGGTACTTCTGGCCCTTGCAATATGGGGTGTTCTCTGGGGCATTCCCGGCATGTTCCTGTCGGCGCCGCTGACCGTGCTGATGATGATCCTGCTGGCCCAGTCCCAGGAAACACGCTGGATGGCGATC
- a CDS encoding cobalamin-dependent protein (Presence of a B(12) (cobalamin)-binding domain implies dependence on cobalamin itself, in one of its several forms, or in some unusual lineages, dependence on a cobalamin-like analog.) has translation MSHSADYQHAPEEPWIFRTYAGHSTAQKSNELYRLNLSKGQTGLSIAFDLPTQTAYDADHILAKGEVGKVGVPVKHLGDMRLLFDQLPLEKMNTSMTINAPAAWMLALYVALADERGESRKKLRGTTQNDIVKEYLSRGTYVFPPEPSLRLIADMVTWCYVEVPKWNPMNVCSYHLQEAGATPEQELAYALATAIAVLDTVKTGGQVPESDFETVFGRISFFVNAGVRFVTELCKMRAFVDLWEEIGRERYGVTDPKALLFRYGVQVNSLGLTEPQPENNVYRILIEALAVTLSKRARCRALQLPAWNEAMGLPRPWDQQWSLRLQQILAYETDLLEFEDIFDGSHVIDAKTSELKDKARATLAKIDALGGAKDAIGFMKESLVGAHIERIRAIESGALKVVGVNSYTETEASPLGSGDGAIMTVDPAEEAAQVRDLKAWRSARDAKAASAALADLRAAATENRNIMEPSIACAKAGVTTGEWGTVLREVFGEFRAPTGVALVVASDGEEDIETVKSEVARVSKALGRTLTYVLGKPGLDGHSNGAEQIAARGRAVGMEVVYEGIRFTPSEIAAQAKAANAHVVGLSILSGSHLDLVRETIAELRAAGLGDVPVVVGGIIPPEDARALKQMGIARVYTPKDFKITEIMGDMTKLVEKAWLVRG, from the coding sequence ATGAGCCATAGCGCGGACTACCAGCACGCACCTGAAGAGCCCTGGATCTTCCGCACCTATGCCGGCCATTCGACCGCCCAGAAATCAAACGAACTGTACCGTCTGAACCTCTCCAAGGGCCAGACAGGTCTCTCCATCGCCTTCGACCTGCCGACCCAGACGGCCTACGACGCCGACCACATCCTTGCGAAGGGCGAAGTCGGCAAGGTCGGTGTGCCGGTGAAACACCTCGGCGACATGCGCCTCCTGTTCGACCAGCTGCCGCTGGAAAAGATGAACACGTCGATGACGATCAACGCGCCGGCGGCCTGGATGCTGGCGCTCTACGTCGCCCTCGCCGACGAGCGCGGAGAGAGCCGCAAGAAGCTGCGCGGCACCACCCAGAACGACATCGTGAAGGAATACCTCTCCCGCGGCACCTACGTGTTCCCGCCGGAGCCGTCGCTGCGCCTGATCGCGGACATGGTGACATGGTGCTATGTCGAAGTTCCTAAATGGAACCCGATGAACGTCTGCTCGTACCACCTGCAGGAGGCCGGCGCGACGCCGGAGCAGGAGCTCGCCTATGCGCTTGCAACGGCCATTGCGGTGCTTGATACGGTCAAGACAGGTGGACAAGTTCCAGAATCAGACTTTGAAACCGTCTTCGGCCGAATCTCGTTCTTCGTGAACGCCGGCGTGCGTTTCGTAACAGAACTTTGTAAGATGCGGGCCTTTGTCGATCTCTGGGAAGAGATCGGCCGCGAGCGCTATGGCGTCACCGATCCGAAAGCACTGCTGTTCCGCTACGGCGTACAGGTCAACTCCCTCGGCCTCACCGAGCCGCAGCCGGAGAACAACGTCTACCGTATCCTTATCGAAGCCCTCGCCGTCACCCTGTCGAAACGCGCCCGCTGCCGCGCGCTCCAGCTGCCGGCCTGGAACGAGGCGATGGGCCTGCCGCGGCCTTGGGACCAGCAATGGTCGCTGCGCCTCCAGCAGATCCTCGCCTACGAGACGGACCTCCTGGAATTCGAGGACATCTTCGACGGCAGCCATGTCATCGACGCCAAGACGAGCGAGCTGAAGGACAAGGCCCGCGCCACGCTGGCCAAGATCGATGCGCTGGGCGGCGCCAAGGACGCGATTGGCTTCATGAAGGAGAGCCTGGTCGGCGCCCATATCGAGCGTATCCGCGCCATTGAATCCGGCGCGCTGAAGGTCGTCGGCGTCAACAGCTATACCGAAACCGAAGCGAGTCCGCTCGGCTCCGGCGACGGCGCGATCATGACGGTCGACCCTGCCGAGGAAGCCGCGCAGGTGCGCGACCTGAAAGCCTGGCGCTCGGCGCGCGACGCGAAAGCGGCCTCGGCGGCGCTGGCGGACCTGCGCGCGGCAGCGACCGAGAACCGCAACATCATGGAGCCGTCCATCGCCTGCGCCAAGGCGGGCGTGACAACCGGGGAGTGGGGCACGGTGCTGCGCGAAGTGTTCGGCGAGTTCCGCGCGCCGACCGGCGTCGCGCTCGTCGTCGCCTCGGACGGCGAAGAGGACATCGAGACCGTCAAGTCCGAAGTCGCTCGCGTTTCGAAAGCGCTCGGCCGTACACTGACATATGTGCTCGGCAAGCCCGGCCTCGATGGCCACTCCAACGGCGCCGAACAGATCGCCGCGCGGGGGCGCGCCGTCGGCATGGAAGTTGTCTACGAGGGCATCCGCTTCACGCCTTCCGAGATCGCCGCGCAGGCCAAGGCCGCGAACGCCCACGTCGTCGGCCTGTCAATCCTCTCGGGCAGCCATCTTGATCTCGTCCGCGAGACCATCGCCGAATTGCGCGCTGCCGGGCTCGGCGATGTGCCGGTCGTCGTCGGCGGCATCATCCCGCCGGAAGATGCGCGCGCCCTGAAACAGATGGGCATTGCCCGCGTCTATACGCCCAAGGATTTCAAGATCACCGAAATCATGGGCGACATGACGAAGCTCGTCGAAAAAGCCTGGCTCGTCAGGGGGTAG
- a CDS encoding multidrug effflux MFS transporter encodes MRKAELVAIVAGLMTLNAMAIDIMLPALSEIARATGLVAAPGETDNRQQLIIFAYVLGFGAPQLVWGPITDRFGRRAPLFFGLAGYIAASLLCVMMRDFWALLAARFLQGLFSSGARIVASAVVRDLFAGRAMASFMSLVMTIFMIVPIIAPTLGQLILMVAPWEAIFIWLAFWGSLMFAWTWLRLPETLPPMARRPLNVASAIDSYLAVGRSRVSFGYMCASGIAFGALFAFIASSEQVFREVFGLGDTFAYWFAGIAGVMALANFTNSRLVEKIGMRRISHTALIVFTSLSATLAGMTMLFGENFALFFPLFAVAFGCFGLMGSNFSALAMEPLGKIAGTASAAYGFATTLASAMVGAFIGSHFDGTTVPLMSGFALLGVSALTCVLITERGRLFSRH; translated from the coding sequence CTGCGCAAGGCGGAGCTTGTTGCCATCGTCGCCGGACTGATGACGCTGAACGCGATGGCGATCGACATCATGTTGCCCGCCCTGTCGGAGATCGCCCGCGCGACCGGCCTCGTGGCCGCGCCCGGCGAAACGGACAACCGCCAGCAGCTGATCATCTTTGCCTACGTGCTCGGCTTCGGCGCGCCGCAGCTCGTCTGGGGCCCGATCACGGACCGGTTCGGCCGCCGCGCGCCGCTGTTCTTCGGCCTCGCCGGCTATATCGCCGCTTCCCTGCTGTGCGTGATGATGCGTGACTTCTGGGCGTTGCTCGCCGCGCGCTTCCTGCAAGGCCTGTTCTCGTCGGGGGCACGCATCGTCGCCTCGGCGGTCGTGCGCGACCTGTTCGCTGGCCGCGCGATGGCGAGCTTCATGTCGCTGGTGATGACCATCTTCATGATCGTGCCGATCATTGCGCCGACGCTCGGCCAGCTGATCCTCATGGTTGCGCCCTGGGAGGCGATCTTCATCTGGCTCGCTTTCTGGGGCAGCCTGATGTTCGCCTGGACCTGGTTGCGCCTGCCGGAAACCCTGCCGCCGATGGCGCGCCGGCCGCTCAACGTCGCCAGCGCGATCGACTCCTATCTTGCCGTCGGCCGCTCGCGCGTCAGCTTCGGCTACATGTGCGCCTCGGGCATCGCCTTCGGCGCGCTGTTTGCCTTCATCGCCTCGTCCGAGCAGGTGTTCCGCGAAGTCTTCGGCCTCGGCGATACGTTCGCCTACTGGTTTGCGGGCATCGCGGGCGTCATGGCGCTCGCCAACTTCACCAACTCGCGCCTCGTGGAAAAGATCGGCATGCGCCGTATCAGCCACACGGCGCTGATCGTGTTCACGTCCCTGTCGGCCACCTTGGCCGGCATGACGATGCTGTTCGGCGAAAATTTCGCGCTCTTCTTTCCGCTGTTCGCTGTCGCCTTCGGCTGCTTCGGCCTGATGGGCTCGAACTTCAGCGCGCTGGCAATGGAGCCGCTCGGCAAGATCGCGGGCACGGCATCGGCCGCCTACGGTTTCGCGACCACGCTCGCCTCGGCCATGGTCGGCGCGTTTATCGGCTCGCATTTCGACGGCACGACCGTGCCGCTGATGAGCGGCTTTGCCCTGCTCGGCGTCTCGGCGCTCACCTGCGTGCTGATCACCGAGCGCGGGCGCCTGTTCAGCCGTCACTAG
- a CDS encoding DUF853 family protein yields MTDTIFLGGADANATGKPDVAQSLILKVANRHGLVAGATGTGKTVTLQVMAQAFSDAGVPVFAADVKGDLSGICMPGSETHKAHASLVSRAEAIGMGELKYEAAPTIFWDVFGDTGHPIRATITEMGPLLLSRLMGLTDVQEGVLNIAFQYADDNGLLLLDLKDLRKLLVSLGDDTVRTEVSRKYGNVAPASLSAVQRELLVLERDGAERFFGEPALELSDFMRTTTSGRGYINILDARKLINSPKLYSTFLLWLLSELFEELPEIGDPEKPRLVFFFDEAHLLFADAPAALMQKIEQVVRLIRSKGVGVYFVTQNPRDLPESVLAQLGNRMQHALRAYTPTEQKAVKSAAASFRPNPAFKTEAAITEMGVGEALVSTLEAKGAPAMVQKTLIRPPSSRLGPATDPERAEVQKASPVLGKYDKAIDRESAYEILTKREEAAAKEAEKLAKLEAKEKEAAAKAKAKGKTTTRSRRMTASERAVNNAASTASREVVRYVLRGIFGTRKR; encoded by the coding sequence ATGACCGACACGATCTTCCTGGGCGGCGCGGACGCCAACGCGACCGGCAAGCCGGATGTTGCCCAGTCGCTGATCCTCAAGGTGGCCAACCGGCACGGCCTTGTCGCCGGCGCCACCGGCACCGGCAAGACGGTGACGCTGCAGGTCATGGCGCAGGCTTTCTCGGACGCCGGCGTGCCGGTCTTCGCAGCCGACGTGAAGGGTGACCTTTCGGGCATCTGCATGCCCGGCAGCGAGACGCACAAGGCGCATGCCAGCCTCGTCTCCCGCGCCGAAGCCATCGGCATGGGCGAACTGAAATATGAAGCTGCGCCGACCATCTTCTGGGACGTGTTCGGCGACACGGGTCACCCGATCCGGGCGACGATCACCGAGATGGGGCCCCTGCTCCTCTCGCGCCTGATGGGCCTCACCGACGTGCAGGAAGGCGTGCTCAACATCGCCTTCCAGTATGCAGACGACAACGGCCTCCTGCTGCTCGACTTGAAGGACCTGCGCAAGCTGCTGGTCAGCCTCGGCGACGATACGGTGCGCACGGAAGTCAGCCGCAAGTACGGCAATGTCGCGCCGGCCTCGCTCTCTGCCGTGCAGCGCGAACTGCTCGTGCTCGAACGCGATGGGGCCGAGCGGTTCTTCGGCGAGCCAGCCCTCGAGCTTTCGGATTTCATGCGCACGACGACGAGCGGGCGCGGCTACATCAACATCCTGGACGCGCGCAAGCTCATCAACTCGCCGAAGCTCTATTCCACCTTCCTGCTCTGGCTGCTCTCGGAGCTCTTCGAGGAACTTCCGGAGATCGGCGATCCCGAGAAGCCGCGCCTCGTCTTCTTCTTCGACGAGGCCCACCTGCTGTTCGCCGATGCGCCCGCTGCCCTTATGCAGAAAATCGAGCAGGTCGTGCGCCTGATCCGGTCCAAGGGCGTCGGCGTCTATTTCGTCACGCAGAACCCGCGCGACCTGCCGGAGAGCGTCCTCGCGCAGCTCGGCAACCGCATGCAGCATGCCCTGCGCGCCTATACGCCGACCGAACAGAAGGCAGTGAAATCTGCCGCCGCGTCCTTCCGTCCGAACCCCGCCTTCAAGACTGAAGCGGCGATCACCGAGATGGGCGTTGGCGAGGCACTGGTCTCCACGCTCGAAGCCAAGGGCGCCCCGGCGATGGTGCAGAAGACGCTGATCCGTCCGCCTTCTTCCCGCCTCGGTCCGGCGACCGATCCGGAGCGTGCCGAGGTGCAGAAGGCAAGCCCGGTGCTTGGCAAGTATGACAAGGCGATCGACCGGGAATCCGCCTACGAGATCCTGACGAAGCGCGAGGAGGCGGCCGCCAAGGAAGCGGAGAAGCTCGCCAAGCTTGAGGCCAAGGAGAAGGAAGCCGCCGCCAAGGCCAAGGCGAAAGGCAAGACAACCACCCGCTCGCGCCGGATGACCGCCAGCGAGCGCGCCGTCAACAACGCCGCCTCGACCGCCAGCCGCGAAGTCGTGCGCTATGTCTTGCGCGGTATTTTCGGAACACGGAAACGGTAA
- a CDS encoding aldehyde dehydrogenase family protein, with amino-acid sequence MKEYLKFYIDGAWVDPVTPRKLEVENPATEENFAVISLGSKADADKAVAAAKKAFPSFSQTSVEYRADLLDKITAGIQKRMPELAAAISSEMGAPMWLANGAHVPAGMGHFATAAAILRSYKFEELKGTTLLRKEPIGVCAFITPWNWPLNQIACKVAPAIAAGCTMVLKPSEIAPLDAMIFAEIMHEAGVPKGVFNLVNGDGPGVGAVLSSHPDVDMVSFTGSTRAGVLVAQAAAPTVKRVAQELGGKSPNIVLPNADLKKAVAGGVMSMMTNTGQSCNAPSRMFVQKDQQNEAIAIAKATAESVKVMMPGEATPGAIGPISNGNQYQKVQDLIQKGIEEGATLVAGGPGRPEGFNKGYFARPTVFANVTNDMTIAREEIFGPVLCILPYDTVDQAVEMANDTVYGLAGYVQGPEKDAYAIANRIRAGQINVNGSSPDFSAPFGGYGQSGNGREWGEHGFEEFLEVKAVIGYKAA; translated from the coding sequence ATGAAGGAATACCTCAAGTTCTACATCGACGGCGCCTGGGTCGATCCGGTGACCCCGCGCAAGCTGGAAGTCGAAAACCCGGCGACCGAAGAAAACTTTGCCGTCATCTCGCTCGGCTCGAAAGCCGACGCTGACAAGGCTGTTGCCGCCGCAAAGAAAGCTTTCCCCAGCTTCTCGCAGACCTCGGTCGAATACCGCGCCGACCTGCTCGACAAGATCACGGCCGGTATCCAGAAGCGCATGCCGGAACTGGCCGCAGCGATTTCCAGTGAAATGGGCGCGCCGATGTGGCTGGCCAACGGCGCACACGTGCCGGCCGGCATGGGCCACTTCGCCACCGCCGCCGCGATCCTTCGCAGCTACAAGTTCGAAGAGCTGAAGGGCACGACCCTTCTGCGCAAGGAGCCGATCGGCGTCTGCGCCTTCATCACGCCCTGGAACTGGCCGCTGAACCAGATCGCCTGCAAGGTTGCGCCGGCGATCGCAGCGGGCTGCACGATGGTTCTCAAGCCGTCCGAAATTGCGCCGCTGGACGCGATGATCTTCGCTGAGATCATGCACGAGGCCGGCGTGCCGAAGGGCGTGTTCAACCTCGTCAACGGCGACGGCCCGGGCGTCGGCGCTGTCCTCTCTTCGCACCCGGATGTCGACATGGTGAGCTTCACCGGTTCGACCCGCGCCGGCGTGCTCGTCGCGCAGGCCGCTGCCCCGACCGTCAAGCGCGTCGCGCAGGAACTCGGCGGCAAGAGCCCGAACATCGTGTTGCCGAACGCCGACCTCAAGAAGGCAGTTGCTGGCGGCGTGATGTCGATGATGACGAACACCGGCCAGAGCTGCAACGCGCCGAGCCGCATGTTCGTCCAGAAGGACCAGCAGAACGAAGCGATCGCGATTGCGAAAGCGACGGCCGAATCCGTGAAGGTGATGATGCCGGGCGAAGCGACGCCGGGCGCCATTGGTCCGATCTCGAACGGCAACCAGTACCAGAAGGTCCAGGACCTGATCCAGAAGGGCATCGAAGAGGGCGCCACGCTCGTCGCCGGTGGCCCGGGCCGTCCGGAAGGCTTCAACAAGGGCTATTTCGCCCGGCCGACCGTGTTCGCCAACGTGACCAATGACATGACCATCGCGCGCGAGGAAATCTTCGGGCCGGTGCTCTGCATCCTGCCGTACGACACCGTCGACCAGGCCGTCGAGATGGCCAACGACACCGTGTATGGCCTCGCCGGCTATGTGCAGGGTCCGGAGAAGGACGCCTACGCCATCGCCAACCGCATCCGCGCTGGCCAGATCAACGTGAACGGCTCCAGCCCGGATTTCTCCGCACCTTTCGGCGGCTACGGCCAGTCCGGCAACGGCCGCGAATGGGGCGAGCACGGTTTCGAGGAATTCCTCGAAGTGAAGGCTGTCATCGGCTACAAGGCTGCGTGA
- a CDS encoding DUF885 domain-containing protein, which yields MKLLLKIAGGLVALVLVAAIGLYTWFWGAPVGVNNYINKATLSVAMDSPELMTQLGLIDNTPLDFHSGKLADYTKAGDDKSLAKLRKLRAGLDKYGPDGLEGQELLSYQIVAWFFDDLLRQAEFEHGGYRINQISGVTVDLPQFLTDAHVIINEKSARRYVSRVEEFGRVLKEVRVRVEEDRAAGVIPPDFIIDKAVAGMEAFIKGGATENVLVTTLPARLDKVEKLSDAAKQDLIAQTTAAVETGVIPGYEALIALMKEMRAEATHDAGIWHIPDGDRIYAAALKSNTTTDMTADEIHALGLSEVARIEAEMEAILAASGRTEGTLSERIDALMTDPEQAFTNDEAGRQEMLDYLAELNGEVMAKAGDYFITLPTQPLEIVRVPEYAQDSSAGGYYTGPALDGSRPGRFYINLKNTADNPRWTLPTLLYHEAAPGHHFQISAAQLITGVPMIRKFSPFNAYTEGWALYAERMASTDMGMYADDPLGDLGRLKAEMFRAVRLVVDTGMHAKHWSREEAIDYMRAKTGQTEAEVTREIERYVVWPGQATAYKTGQLAILAARARAEAALGDTFDLKEFHETVLGNSAMPLGILDRVVDDWIAAKKAAAN from the coding sequence ATGAAACTGTTGCTGAAGATTGCCGGCGGCCTGGTCGCCCTTGTCCTGGTCGCGGCCATCGGCCTCTACACCTGGTTCTGGGGTGCGCCGGTCGGCGTCAACAATTATATCAACAAGGCCACGCTGTCGGTTGCGATGGACTCGCCCGAGCTGATGACCCAGCTCGGCCTGATCGACAATACGCCGCTGGACTTCCATTCCGGCAAGCTCGCCGACTATACCAAGGCCGGCGATGACAAGTCGCTGGCAAAGCTGCGCAAGCTGCGCGCCGGGCTCGACAAGTACGGCCCGGATGGCCTCGAAGGCCAGGAACTGCTGAGCTACCAGATCGTCGCGTGGTTTTTCGATGACCTCCTGCGCCAGGCGGAGTTCGAGCACGGCGGATACCGTATCAACCAGATTTCCGGCGTGACGGTCGACCTGCCCCAGTTCCTGACGGATGCGCATGTGATCATCAACGAGAAAAGCGCGCGGCGCTATGTCAGCCGGGTCGAGGAATTCGGCCGTGTGCTGAAGGAAGTGCGCGTGCGCGTCGAGGAGGACAGGGCGGCCGGCGTCATCCCGCCCGACTTCATCATCGACAAGGCGGTCGCGGGCATGGAAGCCTTCATCAAGGGCGGCGCCACCGAAAACGTCCTGGTCACCACCCTGCCCGCCCGGCTCGACAAGGTCGAAAAGCTGAGTGACGCCGCAAAACAGGACCTCATCGCGCAGACCACGGCGGCGGTGGAGACAGGGGTCATACCGGGCTACGAGGCGCTGATCGCCCTGATGAAGGAGATGCGCGCCGAGGCAACGCACGATGCGGGCATCTGGCACATTCCGGACGGCGACAGGATCTATGCGGCCGCGCTGAAATCCAACACCACCACCGACATGACGGCGGACGAGATCCATGCGCTGGGCCTGTCGGAAGTGGCCCGTATCGAGGCCGAGATGGAAGCGATCCTAGCCGCGTCCGGCCGCACCGAGGGAACCCTCTCCGAGCGCATCGATGCCTTGATGACCGATCCGGAACAGGCATTCACCAATGACGAGGCGGGCCGGCAGGAGATGCTGGACTACCTCGCCGAGTTGAACGGCGAGGTGATGGCGAAGGCGGGCGACTATTTCATCACCCTGCCGACGCAGCCGCTCGAGATTGTACGTGTGCCCGAGTATGCGCAGGATTCCTCCGCCGGCGGATATTATACCGGACCGGCGCTCGACGGCTCACGGCCGGGCCGGTTCTACATCAACCTCAAGAACACCGCTGACAATCCGCGCTGGACGCTGCCGACGCTGCTCTATCACGAGGCGGCGCCGGGCCATCATTTCCAGATTTCGGCGGCGCAGCTGATCACGGGTGTACCGATGATCCGCAAGTTCAGCCCGTTCAACGCCTATACCGAGGGTTGGGCGCTGTATGCCGAGCGGATGGCGTCCACCGATATGGGCATGTATGCCGACGACCCGCTGGGCGACCTCGGGCGGCTGAAGGCCGAGATGTTCCGCGCGGTGCGCCTTGTGGTCGATACCGGCATGCACGCCAAGCACTGGTCGCGGGAAGAAGCGATCGACTACATGCGCGCCAAGACAGGCCAGACGGAGGCCGAGGTGACCCGCGAGATCGAACGCTATGTCGTGTGGCCGGGCCAGGCGACCGCCTACAAGACCGGCCAGCTCGCTATCCTCGCCGCACGCGCACGGGCCGAAGCTGCGCTCGGCGACACGTTCGACCTGAAGGAGTTCCACGAGACGGTCCTCGGCAACAGCGCGATGCCGCTGGGCATCCTTGACCGCGTTGTGGACGACTGGATCGCCGCCAAAAAGGCAGCGGCCAACTGA